In Pseudomonadota bacterium, one DNA window encodes the following:
- a CDS encoding CoA transferase has protein sequence MSDRSPLEGLKVLELGQIAAGPFTGSLLADLGADVVKVERPDGGDGMRNWPPLTGKGKQVFSENFASLNRNKRSITADLKDSDDIARLRRLCSHADVLIENFRAGVLTRLGLGYEELSKENPGLVYCSISGYGQTGPYASKGAFDVTIQAISGLMSVTGEEGGAPVKCGVPVGDYCAGLYSAYTIMAALTRRRETGKGGYIDCSLMASLIGVSTLQTSEYFGTGNAPRRLGSAHPRNAPYQAYKASDDYFVIAAGNDKLWRSVCEAVARPDLAEDPRFLTQQLRAHNQTALLEILQPLFVVRTAAEWLEEMDGRGIPCAPINSYPEVVDDPQVQALGLVLPLTLPNGVQTRTTAYPITLSDYKFKIFLPPPELGAHTEEVWQEWVGDSIDRPVSGSIP, from the coding sequence ATGTCGGATCGTTCACCACTAGAAGGTTTGAAGGTACTTGAATTGGGGCAGATCGCCGCTGGTCCGTTTACCGGATCTCTACTTGCTGATTTAGGTGCAGACGTTGTGAAGGTAGAACGGCCAGACGGTGGCGATGGCATGCGTAACTGGCCGCCCCTGACCGGCAAAGGCAAACAAGTGTTCAGCGAAAATTTTGCCTCATTAAACCGGAATAAGCGCAGCATTACCGCTGATCTCAAGGATTCAGACGATATAGCCCGCCTACGCCGCCTGTGTTCTCACGCTGATGTGCTGATCGAAAACTTCCGCGCAGGAGTGCTTACCCGGCTAGGGCTGGGCTATGAAGAATTAAGCAAAGAGAATCCGGGACTTGTCTACTGTTCCATTTCAGGGTACGGACAGACGGGGCCATATGCTTCGAAGGGCGCGTTCGACGTCACTATTCAAGCCATTAGTGGTCTCATGAGCGTGACCGGTGAAGAAGGAGGGGCACCGGTAAAATGTGGAGTGCCAGTCGGTGACTATTGTGCCGGACTCTATTCGGCGTATACGATCATGGCTGCCCTTACGCGGCGTCGGGAAACGGGTAAAGGTGGGTATATTGACTGCTCACTCATGGCCAGCCTTATTGGCGTTTCGACGTTGCAGACAAGCGAGTATTTCGGAACCGGAAATGCTCCACGCAGACTTGGTTCTGCGCATCCGCGCAATGCTCCTTACCAGGCATACAAGGCCAGCGATGACTATTTCGTTATTGCGGCAGGCAACGACAAACTTTGGCGCTCGGTTTGCGAGGCGGTCGCAAGACCGGATCTTGCGGAAGATCCTCGTTTTCTCACACAACAGCTTCGTGCCCATAACCAGACAGCGCTGCTGGAAATTCTACAACCTCTGTTTGTTGTGCGGACGGCAGCGGAATGGTTGGAGGAAATGGACGGCCGAGGGATCCCTTGCGCGCCAATTAACAGCTATCCAGAGGTTGTCGACGACCCTCAGGTACAAGCGTTGGGTTTAGTACTACCGTTGACCCTTCCCAATGGTGTTCAAACCCGTACGACTGCCTATCCAATTACTCTTTCCGACTACAAATTTAAGATCTTTTTGCCTCCACCGGAGCTTGGCGCACACACGGAAGAGGTGTGGCAGGAATGGGTCGGCGACTCGATAGATCGACCTGTCAGTGGGTCGATACCGTAA